A part of Myxococcus landrumus genomic DNA contains:
- a CDS encoding RCC1 domain-containing protein — MNPKPRHPLHPPLGALARLTMVVALSVSAASTASREEVESRGPDAAAGTFAARRIRIATGVHHTVALDSDGSVWTWGRNDDGQLGDSGPIQSRGTPGRVEGLGEVVSVDAGHYHSVALRADGTVWAWGDNWLGQLGDDTVPRRSQPGRVMGLTDIIAVAAGGYHTLALKRDGTVWGWGNNGNGELGRGWIIGSVPTPGEVVDITNAVAISAGNLHSLVLKADGSVWGFGMGIGGELGNGEPVVSANPIQALGLTDIVALASGAGHNLALRADGTLWAWGSNHHGQLGLGDTWSRRVPTRIPTTLAAPAAISCGNWHSLAALADGSVWVWGENDEGQLGTGNREPLEIPTRVLGPGSAVEVEGGYRHSVIRRPQGGLLAWGWDMHGQLGVGRIVDRTLPGPTRRPSAVTAVSAGGDFSLALREDGTVVGWGHNIQGQLGTGIRNAHRAPEPVKNLFNVVKVKAGLEHALAIQQDGTVWAWGDNDNGQVGDGTTEDRLLAVQVQGLSGVTDIAAGQDHSLALRTDGTVWAWGDASAGQLGDASSADRSTPMPIPGLTNIVAIAAGDRHSLALRADGAVWAWGRNGEGQLGTGDMTGSATPRHVTSLEAVASVAAARNHSLALRSDGTVYEWGSKHWTRPIKTPRVVTGLSGATAIAAGGEHALVVLSDGTGRSWGTNGSGQLGDGSRVSTDSVVPISGVDDLISLAGGNSHSVALRSSQGVATWGDNLNGQLGVDDKLRRLTPTRVLWP, encoded by the coding sequence ATGAACCCGAAGCCACGACACCCCCTCCACCCCCCACTCGGCGCCCTCGCGCGCCTCACGATGGTCGTCGCGCTGTCCGTCAGCGCGGCCTCGACCGCGTCGCGGGAGGAGGTTGAATCGAGGGGCCCCGACGCGGCTGCGGGGACCTTCGCCGCGCGGAGAATCCGCATCGCAACGGGCGTCCATCACACAGTGGCGCTCGACTCCGATGGCTCGGTATGGACCTGGGGCCGGAACGATGATGGGCAGTTGGGCGACAGTGGGCCGATCCAATCGCGAGGAACCCCTGGACGCGTGGAGGGGCTCGGCGAGGTCGTCTCAGTGGATGCGGGCCACTACCACTCAGTGGCCCTGCGGGCGGACGGCACTGTCTGGGCTTGGGGCGACAACTGGCTGGGACAGCTTGGCGATGACACCGTGCCAAGGCGAAGCCAACCCGGTCGCGTCATGGGGCTCACGGACATCATCGCCGTGGCGGCCGGTGGCTATCACACCCTCGCGCTGAAGCGGGATGGGACCGTGTGGGGCTGGGGAAACAATGGCAATGGCGAGCTGGGACGTGGCTGGATCATCGGGTCCGTGCCGACGCCTGGGGAGGTCGTCGACATCACGAACGCGGTGGCCATCTCCGCGGGGAACCTCCACTCCCTGGTGCTGAAGGCAGACGGGAGCGTGTGGGGCTTTGGCATGGGCATCGGTGGGGAGCTGGGGAATGGCGAGCCGGTGGTGTCGGCCAACCCCATCCAGGCCCTGGGGTTGACGGACATCGTGGCCCTCGCATCGGGCGCTGGACACAACCTGGCCCTGCGGGCGGACGGCACCCTCTGGGCCTGGGGGAGCAACCACCATGGCCAGTTGGGCCTCGGTGACACCTGGAGCCGTCGCGTCCCCACGCGGATACCCACGACGCTCGCTGCGCCCGCCGCCATCTCCTGTGGCAACTGGCACTCCCTCGCGGCCCTCGCGGACGGCTCCGTCTGGGTTTGGGGCGAAAATGACGAGGGCCAGCTTGGAACCGGAAACAGGGAGCCCCTGGAGATTCCCACTCGCGTGCTGGGGCCTGGTTCCGCGGTGGAGGTCGAGGGAGGGTACCGGCACTCCGTGATTCGGCGGCCTCAGGGCGGCTTGCTGGCCTGGGGATGGGACATGCATGGGCAACTGGGCGTGGGACGCATCGTGGATAGAACCCTCCCCGGGCCCACCCGACGCCCGTCCGCCGTCACCGCCGTGTCCGCGGGAGGCGACTTCTCCCTCGCGCTGCGCGAGGACGGCACCGTCGTCGGCTGGGGCCACAACATCCAAGGGCAGCTCGGCACCGGCATCCGCAACGCCCACCGGGCGCCTGAGCCCGTGAAGAACCTGTTCAACGTGGTGAAGGTCAAAGCGGGCCTCGAACATGCCCTGGCCATCCAGCAGGACGGCACGGTCTGGGCATGGGGTGACAACGACAACGGGCAGGTCGGGGACGGAACGACGGAGGACCGACTCCTGGCCGTCCAGGTGCAGGGCCTGAGCGGGGTGACCGACATCGCCGCGGGCCAGGACCATTCCCTGGCCTTGCGCACGGACGGCACCGTCTGGGCGTGGGGAGATGCAAGCGCGGGACAACTGGGAGATGCCTCGTCCGCGGACCGCTCCACTCCCATGCCGATTCCAGGCCTGACGAACATCGTGGCCATCGCGGCGGGGGACCGTCACTCGCTGGCCCTCCGTGCGGACGGCGCTGTGTGGGCCTGGGGCCGGAATGGCGAAGGACAACTGGGCACTGGCGACATGACCGGCAGCGCGACTCCCAGGCATGTGACGTCACTGGAGGCCGTGGCGTCGGTCGCCGCGGCGAGGAACCACTCCCTGGCCCTGCGCTCGGACGGCACCGTCTATGAATGGGGCAGCAAACACTGGACCCGCCCCATCAAGACGCCCCGCGTGGTGACGGGCCTGAGTGGCGCGACGGCCATCGCCGCCGGTGGAGAGCATGCGCTCGTGGTGCTCTCGGACGGCACGGGGCGCTCCTGGGGAACGAACGGCTCAGGCCAACTGGGGGATGGGTCGCGGGTGTCCACGGACTCCGTCGTCCCCATCTCCGGGGTGGATGACCTCATCTCGCTGGCGGGCGGGAACTCCCACTCCGTGGCGCTGCGCTCGAGCCAAGGCGTTGCCACCTGGGGCGACAACCTCAACGGGCAGCTCGGCGTCGACGACAAGCTTCGACGCCTGACGCCCACGCGTGTCCTCTGGCCGTGA
- a CDS encoding polysaccharide biosynthesis/export family protein has translation MGKTSAGGWMLLGALLLGGCVHQPAVKVDNSDQPYRIGREDVLDIAVWRDAELSRTLPVRPDGYISMPMVGEVQAAGKTPTELAEALKSSFQPYVQEPRVTVIVREVNSSRVFVTGEVTHPGAYPLRGRVSLIQAIALAGGFTDFANSDGIVVIRSDGNGGQIPVRYSDLISPDGGQDVLLRPGDTIVVP, from the coding sequence ATGGGCAAGACGAGCGCGGGGGGCTGGATGTTGTTGGGAGCGTTGCTCCTGGGCGGGTGTGTGCATCAGCCGGCGGTCAAGGTGGACAACTCCGATCAGCCCTATCGCATTGGTCGTGAGGATGTATTGGACATCGCGGTGTGGCGTGACGCGGAGCTGTCCCGCACGCTGCCGGTCCGTCCGGATGGCTACATCTCCATGCCGATGGTGGGCGAGGTCCAGGCGGCGGGGAAGACGCCGACGGAGCTGGCCGAAGCGCTCAAGTCGAGCTTCCAGCCGTACGTGCAGGAGCCGCGCGTGACTGTCATTGTCCGCGAGGTCAACAGCAGCCGCGTGTTCGTCACCGGAGAGGTGACGCACCCGGGGGCCTATCCCTTGCGCGGGCGCGTGTCGCTGATTCAAGCCATCGCGCTGGCGGGGGGCTTCACCGACTTCGCCAACTCCGACGGCATCGTGGTCATCCGCAGCGACGGCAACGGCGGACAGATTCCCGTGCGCTACAGCGACCTGATTTCTCCCGACGGGGGCCAGGACGTCCTGCTCAGGCCAGGGGACACCATCGTCGTGCCGTGA
- a CDS encoding GumC family protein: MERGMTADELLASLWRRKALVGAITVAVLAVGAAIVMTRPSMYEASVVVRVEPQRPGEEMVQRTVSELIEQRLLTVRQELLARPVLQKAIEEMGLYPDTVSEKGMEAAVAQMRKDLTVRVEGETAFELTYAHPDPQVAERVANRLPTLFSEETLKLRQAQAARATDLFNEEMGQMGKAVSSWERKISQFKVDHLGELPEQMEMNMRGLERVSHELQTKSEELRVAEARRSDLARARNAVDSEAGRLEAAENGLSRALVNARTNWTEDHPEIKRMESELGAMTAQRKEAEGRLWAERAERTRVGSLIGAIQKDIVDLQQKAEVYQSRLNNTPRWAHELAVMNRDYEVARTKYQSVVSRKVEAEIAQELEAKTSKSLFNVISPAGVPATPARPDRLTGMLVVLLVALGLGILTGAVLEMRDDSLRDGTEVRQRLTLPVLAVVPDMQGKTERRVLMPSQGGRNNVSSPSSLN; this comes from the coding sequence ATGGAGCGTGGGATGACGGCGGACGAGCTGCTGGCCTCACTCTGGCGACGCAAGGCGCTGGTGGGGGCCATCACGGTGGCGGTCCTCGCGGTGGGCGCGGCCATCGTGATGACTCGGCCGAGCATGTACGAAGCGTCTGTGGTGGTCCGCGTGGAGCCGCAGCGGCCAGGCGAGGAGATGGTGCAGCGCACCGTGAGCGAGCTCATCGAGCAGCGGCTGCTCACCGTTCGCCAGGAATTGCTGGCACGGCCCGTGCTCCAGAAGGCCATCGAGGAGATGGGGCTCTATCCAGACACGGTGTCTGAGAAGGGCATGGAGGCGGCCGTCGCGCAGATGCGCAAGGATTTGACGGTGCGCGTGGAGGGGGAGACGGCGTTCGAGTTGACGTATGCCCATCCGGACCCGCAGGTGGCCGAGCGAGTGGCCAACCGGCTTCCGACCCTCTTCTCCGAGGAGACGCTGAAGCTGCGCCAGGCCCAGGCCGCGCGCGCCACGGACCTCTTCAACGAGGAGATGGGGCAGATGGGCAAGGCGGTCTCCTCGTGGGAGCGGAAGATTTCCCAGTTCAAGGTGGACCACCTGGGGGAGCTGCCGGAGCAGATGGAGATGAACATGCGCGGACTGGAGCGCGTGTCGCACGAGCTGCAGACGAAGTCGGAGGAGCTGCGGGTGGCGGAGGCGCGGCGCTCGGACCTGGCGCGGGCTCGCAACGCGGTGGACAGCGAGGCGGGGCGGCTGGAGGCGGCGGAGAACGGGCTGTCACGGGCGCTCGTCAACGCGCGCACCAACTGGACGGAAGACCATCCGGAAATCAAGCGCATGGAGTCGGAGCTGGGGGCCATGACGGCGCAGCGCAAGGAGGCGGAGGGGCGGCTGTGGGCGGAGCGCGCCGAGCGCACCCGCGTGGGCTCGCTCATCGGCGCCATCCAGAAGGACATCGTCGACCTCCAGCAGAAGGCGGAGGTGTACCAGTCGCGGCTGAACAACACGCCTCGGTGGGCACATGAGCTGGCGGTGATGAACCGCGACTACGAGGTGGCCCGGACGAAGTACCAGAGCGTGGTGAGCCGCAAGGTGGAGGCGGAGATTGCCCAGGAGCTGGAGGCGAAGACGTCGAAGAGCCTCTTCAACGTCATCTCTCCCGCGGGAGTCCCGGCGACGCCCGCGCGGCCGGACCGGCTGACGGGGATGCTGGTGGTGCTCCTGGTGGCGCTGGGCCTGGGAATCCTCACGGGCGCGGTGCTCGAGATGCGCGATGACAGCCTGCGCGATGGCACGGAGGTGCGCCAGCGCCTGACGCTGCCCGTGCTGGCGGTGGTGCCGGACATGCAGGGCAAGACGGAGCGACGGGTGTTGATGCCGTCCCAGGGGGGACGCAACAACGTGTCATCCCCCTCCTCATTGAACTGA
- a CDS encoding CpsD/CapB family tyrosine-protein kinase: MDQTMERAGNFLPRVDEGSANPNAVDRRVVTLTAPASAAAEQYRSLYYRLERMRELRPMKVVALTSAVPGEGKTVTSVNLAMAAARANPERRILLVDADLRRGGVAATLGVRNKTGLAELLSGEVEVRDVVRRFNSTRLALIAAGAPPEEPSQVLASPRMKQFLKAVREGFDEVYVDLPPTLPFADAAILGHQVDGLLLVIRANVTPGKTVHQAVEHLAGAPILGCVLNGAEVRATPYLKNYEKQR; this comes from the coding sequence ATGGACCAGACGATGGAGCGGGCGGGCAACTTCCTCCCCAGGGTGGATGAGGGCTCGGCGAATCCCAATGCGGTGGACCGGCGGGTGGTGACGTTGACCGCCCCAGCCTCGGCGGCGGCGGAGCAGTACCGCAGCCTGTATTACCGGCTGGAGCGGATGCGGGAGCTGCGGCCCATGAAGGTGGTGGCGCTGACCTCGGCCGTGCCTGGAGAGGGCAAGACGGTGACGAGCGTCAACCTGGCGATGGCGGCGGCCCGGGCGAACCCGGAGCGGCGCATCCTCCTGGTGGACGCGGACCTGCGGCGCGGCGGGGTGGCGGCCACGCTGGGGGTGCGCAACAAGACGGGCCTGGCGGAGCTGCTGTCGGGGGAGGTGGAGGTGCGCGATGTGGTGCGCCGCTTCAACTCCACGCGTCTGGCATTGATTGCCGCGGGGGCTCCGCCGGAGGAGCCCTCCCAGGTGTTGGCCAGTCCCCGGATGAAGCAGTTCCTCAAGGCGGTGCGCGAGGGCTTCGACGAGGTGTACGTCGACCTGCCTCCGACGCTGCCCTTCGCGGACGCGGCCATCCTGGGTCACCAGGTGGATGGGTTGTTGCTGGTCATTCGCGCCAACGTGACGCCGGGCAAGACGGTGCACCAGGCGGTGGAGCATCTGGCGGGGGCCCCCATCCTGGGGTGCGTGTTGAACGGCGCGGAGGTGCGTGCGACGCCGTACCTGAAGAACTACGAGAAGCAGCGGTAG
- the exoE gene encoding polyisoprenyl-phosphate hexose-1-phosphate transferase ExoE gives MLRVFHHYFSAKKLTFFLAESSAIALACVMGAAACAALFSPAGTRPSLWTLWPTLLGLGAAFVVTFQFTLYLLDLYDLRVAAEDRARGYRFLKAAGVTAMVSGGVMLVVPLLFPVALPPGALMGGAMGALAGTLVVRVSIRALVGEPDAVLIIGDGLKARAVASAIEAGGEGSYRVVAMVNPRTTEEPLDRLAARLGAAYVVQAADDMRGANWVDSLLSCRLQGRRVYDATGFCERVLRRIPVQFLRASDFAFADELTVSSLRRALKRAFDWAVAASLLAVSGPFLLLVAAAIKLDSKGPVFYRQERTGLGGATYHLWKFRSMRTDAEKDGAVWARANDDRVTRVGRFIRRTRIDEIPQVFNVLMGEMSFVGPRPERPVFVAQLKEQIPFYGLREAVKPGLTGWAQIRYPYGASVEDARNKLEFDLYYVKNGSLFLDVGIIFHTVRHVLLGRGAR, from the coding sequence GTGCTCCGGGTTTTTCACCACTATTTTTCTGCGAAGAAGCTGACGTTCTTTCTCGCCGAGAGCTCGGCGATTGCGCTGGCGTGTGTGATGGGGGCGGCGGCCTGTGCCGCGCTCTTCTCGCCCGCCGGCACCCGGCCCTCGCTCTGGACGTTGTGGCCAACGCTGCTGGGATTGGGGGCCGCGTTTGTCGTCACGTTCCAGTTCACGCTGTATCTGTTGGACTTGTATGACTTGCGCGTGGCCGCGGAGGACCGGGCGCGGGGCTACCGCTTCCTGAAGGCCGCGGGGGTCACGGCCATGGTGTCGGGCGGGGTGATGCTGGTGGTGCCGCTGTTGTTCCCGGTGGCCCTGCCTCCCGGCGCGCTCATGGGCGGGGCCATGGGGGCCTTGGCCGGCACGCTGGTCGTCCGCGTCTCGATTCGCGCCCTGGTGGGCGAGCCCGACGCGGTGCTCATCATCGGAGATGGCCTCAAGGCCCGCGCGGTGGCGAGTGCGATTGAGGCGGGGGGCGAAGGCAGCTACCGCGTCGTCGCCATGGTGAACCCTCGCACGACGGAGGAGCCGCTGGACCGGCTGGCTGCTCGTCTTGGCGCGGCATATGTCGTGCAGGCTGCGGATGACATGCGTGGGGCGAACTGGGTGGATTCACTGTTGAGCTGCCGGCTTCAGGGCCGTCGTGTGTATGACGCGACGGGCTTCTGTGAGCGGGTGCTGCGGCGGATTCCGGTGCAGTTCCTCCGGGCGAGCGACTTCGCGTTCGCGGATGAGCTGACGGTGTCGTCGCTCCGGCGCGCGCTCAAGCGGGCCTTCGACTGGGCCGTGGCGGCGTCGTTGCTGGCGGTGTCGGGGCCCTTCCTGCTGCTGGTGGCGGCGGCCATCAAGCTGGACTCGAAGGGGCCTGTCTTCTACCGGCAGGAGCGCACGGGGCTGGGCGGGGCGACGTACCACCTGTGGAAGTTCCGCAGCATGCGGACGGACGCGGAGAAGGACGGCGCGGTGTGGGCGCGGGCGAACGATGACCGCGTCACGCGGGTGGGCCGCTTCATCCGGCGAACGCGCATCGACGAGATTCCCCAGGTGTTCAACGTGTTGATGGGGGAGATGAGCTTCGTGGGGCCTCGGCCGGAGCGCCCTGTCTTCGTCGCGCAGCTCAAGGAGCAGATTCCCTTCTATGGCTTGCGTGAGGCGGTGAAGCCGGGCCTGACGGGCTGGGCGCAGATTCGCTACCCCTATGGGGCTTCGGTGGAGGACGCGCGCAACAAGCTGGAGTTCGACCTGTACTACGTGAAGAACGGTTCGCTGTTCCTCGATGTGGGAATCATCTTCCACACGGTGAGGCACGTATTGCTCGGACGTGGGGCTCGGTAG
- a CDS encoding gluconeogenesis factor YvcK family protein — MVGMDLDSPLPESWEEARARRERDADRNELLQSQLARPTRIVAIGGGTGLPMVLRGLARRAAPKPGDPGVDITAVVAMSDDGGSSGRLRRLHGALPPGDIRNCLVALAGGRNALKEVFQFRFGGARGLAGHAVGNLLIAALAELKGDFLEAVRMSGELLGARGRVLPCTLESVQLVAQMHDDTEVIGERNICRAQGRVRRVSLSPRSPPPVEGLLEALYTADLVTIGPGSLYSSLLPNLLVDGVAQALRESRALKVMVANLMSQPGETDGMSCLDHVQAVRNHVGPVLDAVLVNGTEPSPEATRRYGRRGSFAVCVDTRELIAAGVVPVRADLLKSGSRIRHDSRKVAACLLKMARSGL, encoded by the coding sequence ATGGTGGGGATGGATTTGGATTCGCCGCTCCCGGAGTCGTGGGAGGAAGCACGCGCCCGCCGGGAGCGGGACGCGGACCGCAATGAGCTGCTGCAATCACAGCTGGCGCGGCCCACCCGGATTGTCGCCATTGGAGGGGGGACGGGGCTGCCCATGGTGCTGCGGGGCCTGGCGCGGCGCGCGGCGCCGAAGCCCGGAGATCCCGGGGTGGACATCACCGCCGTCGTGGCGATGAGCGACGACGGGGGCAGCTCCGGCCGCTTGCGTCGGCTGCACGGGGCGCTGCCTCCGGGAGACATCCGCAACTGTCTGGTGGCGCTCGCGGGGGGGCGCAACGCGTTGAAGGAAGTGTTTCAGTTCCGCTTCGGCGGGGCGCGGGGGCTGGCCGGGCACGCGGTGGGCAACCTGCTCATCGCCGCGCTCGCGGAGCTCAAGGGCGACTTCCTGGAGGCGGTGCGCATGTCCGGGGAGCTCCTGGGCGCCCGGGGCCGGGTGTTGCCGTGCACACTGGAGTCGGTGCAGCTCGTGGCGCAGATGCACGATGACACGGAGGTCATCGGCGAGCGCAACATCTGCCGGGCGCAGGGACGGGTGCGGCGTGTGTCGTTGAGTCCTCGCTCTCCGCCTCCGGTGGAGGGATTGCTGGAAGCTTTGTACACGGCGGACCTGGTGACCATTGGACCTGGGTCGCTGTACTCCAGTCTTCTGCCCAACCTGCTGGTGGATGGGGTGGCCCAGGCGTTGAGGGAGTCTCGGGCCTTGAAGGTCATGGTGGCGAACTTGATGTCCCAACCAGGCGAGACGGATGGGATGTCATGTCTGGACCACGTGCAAGCTGTTCGGAACCATGTGGGCCCGGTGTTGGACGCGGTGCTGGTGAACGGCACGGAGCCGTCACCGGAAGCCACGCGGCGTTATGGCAGACGTGGCTCGTTCGCGGTGTGTGTGGACACTCGAGAGCTGATTGCCGCGGGAGTGGTTCCCGTGCGGGCGGATCTCCTCAAGAGCGGGTCCAGGATTCGACATGACAGCCGCAAGGTCGCCGCTTGTCTTCTGAAGATGGCTCGCAGCGGCTTGTAG
- a CDS encoding GNAT family N-acetyltransferase, translated as MEARQSKTGPRVVEVGDRADFMALEPEWNALVESTSNEVFYRHEFLRIWLDNFAPGARLRVLTLRDGSGRLSAALPLWEERTSMYGVPVRQLSGAANAHSCRFDVLAREPDAAGAMFLSHLRQQGGWDVLRLTDVPDGGAAWRLHAAAVAARMPVGAWESLQSPYITLPASREKFQAALQAKFKANCRRRRRKLEEKGQVTFERVDGGLGLEGTLEEGFLLEQSGWKGERGTAMAQDSATRGFYTELARDLAYRGKLALYFLRLDGKPVAFHFGLEHGGRYFLLKPGYDEVLRECSPGQLLMEEVVGTCIDRGLREFDFLGPDMVWKRDWTDQARRHTWLYVFNDSAFGRALCAAKFRWSPVVKEVVARWTR; from the coding sequence ATGGAAGCAAGACAAAGCAAAACGGGGCCGCGCGTCGTCGAGGTGGGCGACCGGGCGGACTTCATGGCCCTGGAGCCGGAGTGGAACGCGTTGGTGGAGTCGACGTCCAACGAGGTCTTCTATCGGCATGAGTTCCTCCGCATCTGGCTGGACAACTTCGCCCCCGGGGCGCGGTTGCGGGTGCTGACGCTGAGGGATGGGTCGGGGCGGTTGAGCGCGGCGCTGCCGCTGTGGGAGGAGCGGACGTCGATGTATGGCGTTCCAGTGCGGCAGCTCTCCGGCGCGGCCAACGCACACTCCTGCCGCTTCGATGTGCTGGCGCGGGAGCCGGACGCGGCCGGGGCCATGTTCCTGTCTCATTTGCGCCAGCAGGGCGGCTGGGACGTGCTGCGGTTGACGGACGTGCCGGATGGGGGCGCGGCGTGGCGCCTGCACGCGGCGGCCGTCGCGGCGCGGATGCCCGTGGGGGCCTGGGAGTCGCTGCAATCGCCATACATCACCCTGCCGGCGAGCCGGGAGAAGTTCCAGGCGGCGCTGCAAGCGAAGTTCAAGGCGAACTGCCGGCGCCGGCGTCGCAAGCTCGAGGAGAAGGGCCAGGTCACCTTCGAGCGGGTGGACGGCGGGCTGGGGCTTGAAGGCACGCTGGAGGAAGGCTTCCTGCTGGAGCAGAGCGGCTGGAAGGGCGAGCGCGGCACGGCGATGGCGCAGGACTCCGCGACGCGCGGCTTCTACACGGAGCTGGCGCGGGATTTGGCCTACCGGGGGAAGCTGGCGCTGTACTTCCTGCGGCTGGACGGCAAGCCGGTGGCCTTCCATTTCGGCCTGGAGCACGGGGGGCGCTACTTCCTGTTGAAGCCGGGCTACGACGAAGTGCTTCGCGAGTGCAGCCCGGGCCAGCTCCTGATGGAGGAGGTGGTGGGGACCTGCATCGACCGCGGGCTTCGCGAGTTCGACTTCCTGGGGCCGGACATGGTGTGGAAGCGGGACTGGACGGACCAGGCCCGGCGCCACACCTGGCTGTATGTCTTCAACGACTCCGCGTTCGGCCGGGCCCTGTGCGCGGCCAAGTTCCGGTGGAGTCCGGTGGTGAAAGAGGTGGTGGCGAGATGGACGCGATGA
- a CDS encoding DegT/DnrJ/EryC1/StrS family aminotransferase — protein MTPTGRLFVPSLPTLWPAMLVSKPKPGALPPFSSPNVRYFYFARNAVWLTVKMLGLDKGEVLMPAYHHGVEVEALVDAGATPRFYRVGSRWDVDVEDVARRIGPKTKALYLTHYAGFPGPVEAMRKLADQHGLVLIEDCALSLLSSDGAVPLGTTGDVGIFCLYKTLPVPNGGALVVNGSRSYSLPEPPSPPSASTFSHTVSALLQNLELRGGFVGRTLRGLVRTVGHGTVKAASIERVATGTQHFDRKHVDLGMSPLTRRIALAQDLESIVEKRRRNYFYLLGRLRDVVPPLFNQLPPGACPLFYPMVVQEKAEVLARLRAKGIDAIDFWKRFHPACDAAAFPEVAQLRRSIVEIPCHQDLTPEVMADVALVVRDAVRAERRTKKRAG, from the coding sequence ATGACCCCGACGGGCCGGCTGTTCGTGCCGTCCTTGCCGACGCTGTGGCCCGCCATGTTGGTGTCCAAGCCGAAGCCGGGGGCGCTGCCTCCGTTCTCGTCGCCCAATGTCCGGTACTTCTACTTCGCCCGGAACGCGGTCTGGCTCACGGTGAAGATGCTGGGGCTGGACAAGGGCGAGGTGCTGATGCCCGCGTACCACCACGGGGTGGAGGTGGAGGCGCTGGTGGACGCGGGGGCCACGCCGCGCTTCTACCGGGTGGGCAGCCGGTGGGATGTGGACGTGGAGGACGTGGCGCGGCGCATCGGGCCGAAGACGAAGGCGCTGTACCTGACGCACTACGCGGGCTTCCCGGGCCCGGTGGAGGCGATGCGCAAGCTGGCGGACCAGCACGGGCTGGTGCTCATCGAGGACTGCGCGCTGTCGCTCCTGTCGTCGGACGGGGCGGTGCCGCTGGGCACGACGGGGGACGTGGGCATCTTCTGTCTCTACAAGACGCTGCCGGTGCCCAATGGCGGCGCGTTGGTGGTGAACGGCTCGCGCTCGTACAGCCTGCCGGAGCCTCCTTCGCCGCCGTCCGCGTCGACGTTCAGCCACACGGTGTCCGCGCTGTTGCAGAACCTGGAGCTGCGCGGCGGATTCGTGGGCCGGACGCTGCGGGGCCTGGTGCGCACGGTGGGGCATGGCACGGTGAAGGCGGCGAGCATCGAGCGGGTGGCCACGGGCACCCAGCACTTCGACCGCAAGCACGTGGACCTGGGGATGAGCCCGCTGACCCGGCGCATCGCGCTGGCGCAGGACCTGGAGTCCATCGTCGAGAAGCGGCGCCGCAACTACTTCTACCTGTTGGGGCGCCTGCGGGACGTGGTGCCGCCGCTGTTCAACCAGCTTCCACCGGGCGCGTGTCCGCTCTTCTATCCGATGGTGGTGCAGGAGAAGGCGGAGGTGCTGGCGCGCCTGCGGGCGAAGGGCATCGACGCCATCGACTTCTGGAAGCGGTTCCATCCCGCGTGTGACGCCGCGGCGTTCCCCGAGGTGGCGCAGCTGCGGCGGAGCATCGTCGAGATTCCGTGCCACCAGGACCTGACGCCCGAGGTGATGGCGGACGTGGCGTTGGTGGTTCGCGACGCGGTGCGCGCGGAGCGGCGGACGAAGAAGCGCGCGGGTTGA